One window of the Acidimicrobiales bacterium genome contains the following:
- a CDS encoding Hsp20/alpha crystallin family protein, giving the protein MEVTKVALPTRRRDTGTWDPFAEITDMTHRLQEQMEAWRGHSTMPGVGFTPLADIEETDDAYSIEVELPGVRKSDVSIELVGQRVIISGERQEKERKGVIRRRARRVGRFRYEVALPSEFDDSRVEATLKDGVLILRLPKPASEKPRQVTVS; this is encoded by the coding sequence ATGGAGGTAACAAAAGTGGCGCTGCCAACACGTCGTCGGGACACCGGGACCTGGGATCCGTTCGCTGAGATCACCGACATGACCCATCGCCTGCAGGAGCAAATGGAGGCTTGGCGTGGCCATTCGACGATGCCGGGAGTTGGGTTCACGCCATTAGCTGACATCGAGGAGACCGACGATGCTTACAGCATCGAGGTCGAGCTGCCCGGCGTGAGGAAGTCAGATGTCTCCATCGAGCTCGTTGGCCAACGGGTGATCATCTCCGGGGAGCGACAAGAGAAGGAGCGAAAGGGCGTCATTCGCCGTCGAGCGCGGCGTGTCGGTCGGTTCCGCTACGAGGTGGCGTTGCCCTCGGAGTTCGACGATTCTCGAGTTGAGGCGACGCTCAAAGACGGCGTCCTGATTCTACGCTTGCCGAAGCCGGCCAGCGAGAAGCCTCGGCAAGTCACTGTCAGCTAG